CTTCCGTCTGTTTGTCATCCATATCAAACTGAACCTTCAGAATTTGTTCCACGATCTCTGCACTGGTTAAATCCCGGTCTTTCTTAAGAAGTCCACTCGCACAAAAGCTGCAACCGATGTTACAGCCGACCTGCGTTGTTACACAAACCGAGTTCCCATAATCAAATTTCATCAAAACCGTTTCAATCAGGTTGCCATCAGACAGCTTAAACAAAAATTTCTTTGTTCCGTCTTTAGATTCCTGTTTGGAATGCAGTTCGAGTGATTCGAGATAAAAATGATCTTTAATCAGTGAAATGGTATCTTTTTTTATATTGGTCATATCATCAAAATCACGAATCCGTTTGACATAAAGCCAATCCCACACCTGTTTCGCACGGAACTTCTTTTCCCCTTTACCTTCAAACCAATCTTCAAGTTCATTAAATGTTAATCCATAAATGGACGTTTTATTCATACTAACCCTCTTTCCTTCAGTTTTCCTCATCGAAAATCATACTCGCAATCCCGGCCTTATGCAAGTTAAACCTGTTCGGAATCACGTATTTTGTTTATGTTTGCCTTTTTGGTTGTCAGCCAGACGCCGAAAATTACGCCGGCGGTACCTGCGATATGATGGGTGGTAATGGACTCACCCAACCAGAGAAATGCTCCAAGCATTGTAAAGACAGGCAGCAGATTTAACATCACAGAAGCTCTTGATGCACCAAGAATCCCGACTGCTTCGTTGTAAAAGATCAATGCAATCAATGAGGGAAACAGTCCTAAATAGACGAGGCCGAGCCAATGCTCACTGCCTCCTGATAATGAAGGCACACCGATGATCGCCCATTCAACGAGCATTACAGGGAATAAAACAATAACAGATATACCGGTCATCACAACAAGAGCAGCAAAAGGTTTGAAAAAAGCCATATATTTCTTCACCATGATGGAATAAACTGACCAACAAATGATAGCACCGGCCATAATAAAGTCTCCAGGGTTCCACTGCATACTTCCCATCGTAAATAACTGACTCCCGAGCACAACATAAATGGCACTTGCAATAGAAAGGACGGTACCGGCAATGGCGCTTTTAGGGAGGCGCTCTTGAATCAACAGCGCTCCAAGAACAACGGTCAGAGCCGGTATCACGGTTTCAAGGACTGCAACGTTTGTGGCGGTAGTAAATTGCAACGATCCGTAGATAAACGTATTAAAAAATGTGACCCCTGATAAGGTCATCAGCAGGAATGGCCCTTTCATGGACAAAAATACATGGCGGGAATGCCATGCCTGCCTGATTGCGAGCGGTGCAACAAAGACAAAGGCCAATAACAGCCGAAAAAAAGCGATGGTTACCGGCGGTAAATCGTTAATGGCTTTTCCTACAAGAATATTCCCTGAATAAAAGATAGCAACAAAAATCATGAGTATATAGGCTTTGAGCACGAAATCAGTCCTTTAACCGGATGGATCCATGCATCCGGCTATATAATCAACCACCATTATAACATGCACGCCAAAAAGAAAAACCCTTCTGCCAAAGGATAGGCATCAGGGTGAAAATCAGAATCAGATTGTGTTTTTAGCAACTTTTTTCAACGCACGGCTCAGGACTGCCCTGATATTTATTTTTCACCGGGCAAAGGTGATAACCGGATACGTGATACCCTTTCTTCGAGAGCAGTTTGCATGAAAGATTGACTTCGACGCGATCATTTGCGACGATAACCACCTCTTGCGGCATTTCTTTGGGATAATGCCTGTTCAAATATGCCAGTGGCACATTGAATGCTCCTTTTATTGGAGATTTCTCGGCATCCTGATATTCCCTTATGTCGAGTATCCAACGACGACCCTCAACAGCTTCCGGGATTTTGTTCAGAATATCCACTTTTGCCGGTGGGAAGTAACGCTGATATACAAAGATAACTGCAATTAGTAAAATTACCAAATATACAAAAGTCATAGGTGCACCCCTTTATAAACGTCTGCCATCAATCATATTATACCCTTTGTGGTATAAAGTCAATCACAGTTGCTTCCGTTCACAAATC
This genomic window from [Bacillus] selenitireducens MLS10 contains:
- a CDS encoding DMT family transporter; the protein is MLKAYILMIFVAIFYSGNILVGKAINDLPPVTIAFFRLLLAFVFVAPLAIRQAWHSRHVFLSMKGPFLLMTLSGVTFFNTFIYGSLQFTTATNVAVLETVIPALTVVLGALLIQERLPKSAIAGTVLSIASAIYVVLGSQLFTMGSMQWNPGDFIMAGAIICWSVYSIMVKKYMAFFKPFAALVVMTGISVIVLFPVMLVEWAIIGVPSLSGGSEHWLGLVYLGLFPSLIALIFYNEAVGILGASRASVMLNLLPVFTMLGAFLWLGESITTHHIAGTAGVIFGVWLTTKKANINKIRDSEQV
- a CDS encoding rhodanese-like domain-containing protein translates to MTFVYLVILLIAVIFVYQRYFPPAKVDILNKIPEAVEGRRWILDIREYQDAEKSPIKGAFNVPLAYLNRHYPKEMPQEVVIVANDRVEVNLSCKLLSKKGYHVSGYHLCPVKNKYQGSPEPCVEKSC